Proteins from a genomic interval of Diospyros lotus cultivar Yz01 chromosome 6, ASM1463336v1, whole genome shotgun sequence:
- the LOC127804141 gene encoding uncharacterized protein LOC127804141 isoform X2 — translation MEEEGSMDKEESRRRRIGKEGDVREGVASIALLPSGSISGHFVQLPHSVCFGLHGTELACERECSRGEDYRLIKLTITDYSSKAERNVVVECRGHDAARFCNIDHAHGWETDVVGMVEQEHGKSKILISFECETLKSEKAAEDHIKQFMPKLAGMDAIGCLNLQLM, via the exons ATGGAAGAAGAAGGATCCATGG ATAAGGAAGAatcgaggaggaggaggatagGGAAAGAAGGCGATGTGAGGGAAGGGGTTGCATCGATAGCATTGCTGCCTTCTGGTTCTATCTCAGGGCACTTTGTTCAACTTCCTCATTCTGTTTGCTTCGGTCTCCATGGCACTG AGCTAGCGTGTGAAAGGGAATGCAGCAGGGGTGAAGATTACCGTTTAATCAAGCTCACAATTACGGACTACAGT AGCAAGGCAGAACGAAATGTGGTAGTGGAATGTAGAGGGCATGATGCTGCTCGGTTTTGTAACATTGATCATGCTCATGG ATGGGAGACGGATGTTGTGGGTATGGTTGAACAGGAGCAtggaaaaagtaaaattttaatttcctttGAATGTGAGACTCTGAAATCTGAGAAAGCGGCTGAAGACCATATCAAGCAGTTCATGCCCAAATTAGCGGGGATGGATGCTATTG GATGTTTGAATTTGCAGTTAATGTAG
- the LOC127804140 gene encoding uncharacterized protein LOC127804140: MWSFASNCIAGSIGFKNEPRKLSEAALESSDDEVSSDSSRDEGLECPICWESFNIVENVPYVLWCGHTLCKNCILGLQWAVVKFPTLPIQLPLFVSCPWCNFLSPRLVYKGDLRFPRKNYFLLWMVESLNGDRMQSHSGLCKDHFPMWPSNKKLAPGSQVNQAAGRRGQYIHNSESSGLNRDRHPVNNHPTVERLQSSLRKSLVFFVHLTAKFPLVFIFLLIVLYAVPASAAILAVYILITLLFALPSFLILYFAYPSLDWLVREIIT, encoded by the coding sequence ATGTGGAGCTTTGCATCCAATTGTATAGCTGGCAGCATCGGATTCAAGAATGAGCCAAGAAAATTGTCTGAAGCTGCTCTGGAGAGCTCGGATGACGAAGTTTCTTCAGATTCTAGCAGGGATGAAGGACTAGAATGCCCAATATGCTGGGAGTCTTTCAACATAGTTGAAAATGTGCCCTATGTTTTATGGTGTGGTCATACTCTCtgcaaaaattgcattttggggCTTCAGTGGGCTGTTGTCAAATTTCCTACTTTACCAATTCAACTTCCGCTTTTTGTTTCCTGCCCCTGGTGCAATTTCTTATCCCCCCGTCTGGTTTACAAGGGAGATCTAAGGTTCCCTCGCAAGAACTACTTCCTGCTCTGGATGGTTGAGAGCTTGAATGGTGACCGGATGCAGTCTCATTCTGGTCTCTGCAAGGATCATTTTCCAATGTGGCCGTCTAACAAGAAGTTAGCACCAGGGAGTCAAGTAAACCAGGCGGCTGGCAGGAGGGGACAATACATTCACAATTCAGAATCATCAGGGTTAAACCGTGACCGCCACCCAGTTAATAATCACCCAACTGTGGAGAGACTGCAATCTTCCCTCAGAAAGTCGCTGgttttctttgttcatttgaCAGCAAAGTTCCCTCTGGTTTTCATCTTTCTTCTGATTGTGCTGTATGCAGTACCTGCCAGTGCAGCCATATTAGCCGTGTACATACTTATCACTCTTCTATTTGCTCTTCCATCCTTTCTCATTCTGTACTTTGCGTATCCGAGTTTGGACTGGCTGGTTAGGGAAATCATCACTTGA
- the LOC127804135 gene encoding uncharacterized protein LOC127804135, translating to MAAAISVSSPKSTLPQNPIYLRDPNSSFLGGSPLKGLCLQLNPWKSKRRDSIGLVVASSTTSTTNSATTAASAGGRFYLNFTGFPFPLGPFLNRRTIRTEAVKGCIWLFEQEQALGFSSVSTNIRMTVIKLNSGGLWVHAPIAPTKECIQLVKELGAPVEYIVLPTFAYEHKIFVGPFSRKFPKAQIWVAPRQWSWPLNLPLEFFGIFRAKTLKDGDLSTPWADEIEQKVLSSPEVGIGPYVEVAFYHKRSRTLLVTDAVIYVPRQPPACISKESLLASAKNGLAVKILSKGKEVPQEPVVDNKMSRQKGWERMVLQILFLGPSNLLEPNASFAQMSQKLIVSPIVKTLVFSKVPEKVRDWIDDITRDWRFKRIIPAHFAAPINASGSDFLAAFAFLDDLLGERYVTRPSLSLLFASLMGKAASYFPPDDMKTLSSLDQFLVSVGAVKKTVSGRKR from the exons ATGGCGGCAGCCATTTCTGTATCCTCCCCAAAATCTACTCTTCCCCAAAACCCAATTTATCTGAGAGACCCAAATTCTAGCTTCCTTGGCGGGTCACCCTTGAAAGGCCTTTGTTTACAGTTGAATCCCTGGAAGAGCAAACGGAGAGATTCCATCGGCTTAGTGGTTGCTTCATCGACCACCAGCACCACCAATTCTGCAACCACTGCCGCCAGCGCCGGCGGGAGGTTTTATCTGAACTTCACTGGGTTCCCTTTCCCTCTTGGTCCTTTTCTCAATAGGCGTACTATCAGAACTGAG GCTGTGAAAGGCTGTATATGGTTATTTGAGCAAGAGCAAGCACTGGGCTTCAGCAGTGTCTCAACAAACATTAGAATGACAGTCATCAAGCTCAATTCTGGAGGACTATGGGTCCATGCACCAATTGCTCCAACGAAGGAGTGTATTCAG CTTGTGAAGGAGTTGGGAGCTCCCGTAGAATACATTGTCCTGCCTACATTTGCATACGAGCATAAAATATTTGTTGGTCCATTCTCCAGAAAGTTCCCCAAGGCTCAGATATGGGTAGCACCAAGACAATGGagttggcctttgaatttgcctctggaattttttggaattttccgTGCTAAAACTTTGAAAGATGGAGATTTGTCAACCCCATGGGCTGATGAGATTGAACAAAAAGTTCTAAGCTCCCCAGAAGTAG GGATTGGGCCTTATGTGGAAGTGGCATTCTACCACAAGCGTTCAAGAACGTTGCTGGTGACAGATGCTGTAATTTATGTTCCAAGACAGCCCCCTGCGTGTATTAGCAAAGAATCCTTGCTGGCGTCTGCAAAGAATGGCTTGGCTGTAAAAATTCTGAGTAAAGGAAAGGAAGTCCCTCAGGAACCAGTTGTTGATAACAAGATGAGCCGACAAAAAG GATGGGAGAGAATGGTTCTCCAAATCTTATTCCTTGGTCCATCGAATCTTTTGGAGCCGAATGCTAGCTTTGCTCAAATGTCGCAAAAGCTGATTGTCTCACCCATCGTCAAGACATTGGTCTTCAGCAAAGTTCCTGAAAAG GTGAGGGACTGGATCGATGACATCACGAGGGACTGGAGATTTAAGAGAATAATACCTGCTCATTTTGCTGCTCCAATAAATGCTAGCGGATCAGATTTCTTAGCGGCATTTGCATTCCTTGATGATCTCTTAGGTGAACGATATGTAACTCGGCCTTCTCTATCTCTCCTCTTCGCATCACTTATGGGGAAAGCAGCCAGTTACTTCCCTCCAGACGACATGAAGACCTTATCGTCCCTCGACCAGTTCTTAGTCTCAGTTGGAGCTGTGAAGAAGACCGTCTCTGGTCGGAAAAGATGA
- the LOC127804136 gene encoding EID1-like F-box protein 2 isoform X3: protein MVQEVTVIGICEMQGGLCYQLFCHDWLKKMNLPKQYRCIHSTNCSCTKGHLNEDAIFLLFQHLNWNPKLIAAFSCACKWFDDIAKRVLWKEFCKARAPKMMLDLQYSGSHIVDGNWRALGKLLIYCSGSTKGGLFNGIHIPGHFAHTTRFSRTSGKSFLLRQCRTDVLYVSDPCEHLDQGEEGDVGFFRGIFKSFATSKVRKMLIKRGAQFHTTEVCPYCKAKLWNMLQAKMIPQSASCRLDAYEDCVEYYVCLNGHMLGICSLMPLSDSEEADDAE, encoded by the exons ATGGTTCAAGAGGTCACGGTTATTGGAATCTGTGAAAT GCAAGGAGGATTGTGTTATCAACTTTTTTGCCATGACTGGTTGAAGAAAATGAATCTACCAAAGCAGTATCGCTGCATACACTCAACAAATTGTTCCTGCACGAAAGGACACCTAAATGAGGATGCAATCTTCCTACTTTTTCAGCACTTGAACTGGAATCCTAAGTTGATAGCTGCATTTTCTTGTGCATGCAAATGGTTTGATGATATTGCTAAAAGGGTACTATGGAAGGAGTTTTGTAAGGCAAGAGCTCCTAAGATGATGCTTGATCTGCAATACAGTGGGAGTCACATTGTTGATGGGAACTGGAGGGCACTTGGGAAGCTGCTTATTTACTGTTCTGGTTCTACCAAGGGTGGCTTGTTCAATGGTATTCATATTCCTGGTCATTTTGCTCATACCACTCGGTTCTCCAGGACTTCAGGGAAAAGCTTTCTTTTACGACAATGCAGGACAGATGTTCTGTACGTATCTGACCCTTGTGAACATCTGGACCAAGGCGAAGAGGGAGATGTGGGATTTTTCCGGGGaatttttaagtcatttgcTACATCCAAGGTTCGGAAGATGCTGATTAAAAGGGGGGCCCAGTTTCATACAACAGAGGTGTGCCCCTATTGTAAGGCAAAGCTGTGGAACATGTTGCAAGCAAAAATGATACCACAGAGCGCTAGCTGCAGGTTAGATGCTTATGAAGACTGCGTTGAGTATTATGTGTGCCTCAATGGGCACATGCTCGGGATATGCAGCCTGATGCCATTGTCTGATTCAGAAGAGGCTGATGATGCGGAGTGA
- the LOC127804136 gene encoding EID1-like F-box protein 2 isoform X4 codes for MNLPKQYRCIHSTNCSCTKGHLNEDAIFLLFQHLNWNPKLIAAFSCACKWFDDIAKRVLWKEFCKARAPKMMLDLQYSGSHIVDGNWRALGKLLIYCSGSTKGGLFNGIHIPGHFAHTTRFSRTSGKSFLLRQCRTDVLYVSDPCEHLDQGEEGDVGFFRGIFKSFATSKVRKMLIKRGAQFHTTEVCPYCKAKLWNMLQAKMIPQSASCRLDAYEDCVEYYVCLNGHMLGICSLMPLSDSEEADDAE; via the coding sequence ATGAATCTACCAAAGCAGTATCGCTGCATACACTCAACAAATTGTTCCTGCACGAAAGGACACCTAAATGAGGATGCAATCTTCCTACTTTTTCAGCACTTGAACTGGAATCCTAAGTTGATAGCTGCATTTTCTTGTGCATGCAAATGGTTTGATGATATTGCTAAAAGGGTACTATGGAAGGAGTTTTGTAAGGCAAGAGCTCCTAAGATGATGCTTGATCTGCAATACAGTGGGAGTCACATTGTTGATGGGAACTGGAGGGCACTTGGGAAGCTGCTTATTTACTGTTCTGGTTCTACCAAGGGTGGCTTGTTCAATGGTATTCATATTCCTGGTCATTTTGCTCATACCACTCGGTTCTCCAGGACTTCAGGGAAAAGCTTTCTTTTACGACAATGCAGGACAGATGTTCTGTACGTATCTGACCCTTGTGAACATCTGGACCAAGGCGAAGAGGGAGATGTGGGATTTTTCCGGGGaatttttaagtcatttgcTACATCCAAGGTTCGGAAGATGCTGATTAAAAGGGGGGCCCAGTTTCATACAACAGAGGTGTGCCCCTATTGTAAGGCAAAGCTGTGGAACATGTTGCAAGCAAAAATGATACCACAGAGCGCTAGCTGCAGGTTAGATGCTTATGAAGACTGCGTTGAGTATTATGTGTGCCTCAATGGGCACATGCTCGGGATATGCAGCCTGATGCCATTGTCTGATTCAGAAGAGGCTGATGATGCGGAGTGA
- the LOC127804141 gene encoding uncharacterized protein LOC127804141 isoform X1: MEEEGSMDKEESRRRRIGKEGDVREGVASIALLPSGSISGHFVQLPHSVCFGLHGTELACERECSRGEDYRLIKLTITDYSSKAERNVVVECRGHDAARFCNIDHAHGWETDVVGMVEQEHGKSKILISFECETLKSEKAAEDHIKQFMPKLAGMDAIVNVGRMSIAGLDFEAEAEEHIQQTI; encoded by the exons ATGGAAGAAGAAGGATCCATGG ATAAGGAAGAatcgaggaggaggaggatagGGAAAGAAGGCGATGTGAGGGAAGGGGTTGCATCGATAGCATTGCTGCCTTCTGGTTCTATCTCAGGGCACTTTGTTCAACTTCCTCATTCTGTTTGCTTCGGTCTCCATGGCACTG AGCTAGCGTGTGAAAGGGAATGCAGCAGGGGTGAAGATTACCGTTTAATCAAGCTCACAATTACGGACTACAGT AGCAAGGCAGAACGAAATGTGGTAGTGGAATGTAGAGGGCATGATGCTGCTCGGTTTTGTAACATTGATCATGCTCATGG ATGGGAGACGGATGTTGTGGGTATGGTTGAACAGGAGCAtggaaaaagtaaaattttaatttcctttGAATGTGAGACTCTGAAATCTGAGAAAGCGGCTGAAGACCATATCAAGCAGTTCATGCCCAAATTAGCGGGGATGGATGCTATTG TTAATGTAGGCCGGATGAGCATTGCCGGCTTGGACTTTGAAGCTGAAGCAGAAGAGCACATTCAGCAgactatataa
- the LOC127804136 gene encoding EID1-like F-box protein 2 isoform X1, translated as MVQEVTVIGICEMQGGLCYQLFCHDWLKKMNLPKQYRCIHSTNCSCTKGHLNEDAIFLLFQHLNWNPKLIAAFSCACKWFDDIAKRVLWKEFCKARAPKMMLDLQYSGSHIVDGNWRALGKLLIYCSGSTKGGLFNGIHIPGHFAHTTRFSRTSGKSFLLRQCRTDVLYVSDPCEHLDQGEEGDVGFFRGIFKSFATSKVRKMLIKRGAQFHTTEVCPYCKAKLWNMLQAKMIPQSASCRLDAYEDCVEYYVCLNGHMLGICSLMPLSDSEEADDAE; from the coding sequence GCAAGGAGGATTGTGTTATCAACTTTTTTGCCATGACTGGTTGAAGAAAATGAATCTACCAAAGCAGTATCGCTGCATACACTCAACAAATTGTTCCTGCACGAAAGGACACCTAAATGAGGATGCAATCTTCCTACTTTTTCAGCACTTGAACTGGAATCCTAAGTTGATAGCTGCATTTTCTTGTGCATGCAAATGGTTTGATGATATTGCTAAAAGGGTACTATGGAAGGAGTTTTGTAAGGCAAGAGCTCCTAAGATGATGCTTGATCTGCAATACAGTGGGAGTCACATTGTTGATGGGAACTGGAGGGCACTTGGGAAGCTGCTTATTTACTGTTCTGGTTCTACCAAGGGTGGCTTGTTCAATGGTATTCATATTCCTGGTCATTTTGCTCATACCACTCGGTTCTCCAGGACTTCAGGGAAAAGCTTTCTTTTACGACAATGCAGGACAGATGTTCTGTACGTATCTGACCCTTGTGAACATCTGGACCAAGGCGAAGAGGGAGATGTGGGATTTTTCCGGGGaatttttaagtcatttgcTACATCCAAGGTTCGGAAGATGCTGATTAAAAGGGGGGCCCAGTTTCATACAACAGAGGTGTGCCCCTATTGTAAGGCAAAGCTGTGGAACATGTTGCAAGCAAAAATGATACCACAGAGCGCTAGCTGCAGGTTAGATGCTTATGAAGACTGCGTTGAGTATTATGTGTGCCTCAATGGGCACATGCTCGGGATATGCAGCCTGATGCCATTGTCTGATTCAGAAGAGGCTGATGATGCGGAGTGA
- the LOC127804132 gene encoding uncharacterized protein LOC127804132: MAEENTDASLTPEIISQDGGNSSRKSLGKSSAPNVGHDKSNDHRRASTGSYHYGVNSRRNSTGKAAFPNKEEKNMPDHIRASAGSFHIMANSENSTGKPNSPNSGSSVLPHYLRASTGSCHDFCKYGIKHEVVAKARHPIPKRLVPPSDRQQLTESRVPVQRKATSMLKAKPSPVSRVLTPDSPSVLKQEVSSPSNKVEVSSRLASSSKKKMAHVENKKNISGERTPVKPKTMTVKPSCSPGTKGGLNGRNSEIKRGKKTGTSKASVEKALADPPASLSPKPSISRVMSLNVKKHKNVKVLSPLKDQNGIRKAEQKLPNNEKVVEKTLHVVKVETENKVLESVQNGNTLHSPPSLTQSSPKFSSPPKSPALSFHEEGPVVDYEHADSEVNETYESISESSEGVSLHEVDTSVGNCNRIPGEARFGLSSDNDSTPVKLKFKRGKVVDLQSENSGPRRLRFRRGRVLGENQGSKAGNRRRNFKKRVDDDTNQITANSEKVALRHQDVQGKKDAQGLFNNVIEETASKLVESRKSKVKALVGAFETVISLQDTKPSVQTVT; this comes from the coding sequence ATGGCTGAGGAGAACACTGATGCATCACTGACTCCTGAAATAATCTCACAAGATGGAGGCAATTCAAGTAGAAAGTCTTTGGGAAAATCAAGTGCTCCAAATGTTGGGCATGATAAGTCCAATGATCATCGCAGGGCTTCTACTGGTTCCTACCATTATGGAGTCAATTCAAGAAGAAACTCTACAGGAAAAGCGGCTTTTCCTAACAAGGAGGAAAAAAATATGCCTGATCATATCAGAGCTTCTGCTGGTTCTTTCCATATCATGGCTAATTCAGAAAATTCTACTGGGAAACCAAATTCTCCAAACAGTGGAAGCAGTGTTCTCCCACATTATCTCAGAGCTTCTACTGGTTCATGCCATGATTTTTGCAAATATGGAATAAAGCATGAAGTTGTAGCAAAGGCAAGGCACCCCATACCAAAGAGATTAGTTCCTCCATCAGACAGGCAGCAGTTAACAGAATCTAGAGTTCCAGTGCAAAGGAAAGCGACATCAATGCTTAAGGCCAAGCCTTCTCCTGTCTCCAGAGTCCTCACTCCTGATTCCCCCAGTGTTCTTAAGCAGGAAGTTTCATCACCATCAAATAAAGTTGAAGTTTCTTCAAGATTAGCTTCATCAAGTAAGAAGAAAATGGCACATGTTgagaataaaaagaatatttcaGGAGAACGTACTCCTGTCAAACCAAAAACAATGACGGTGAAGCCATCATGTTCCCCTGGTACTAAAGGAGGTCTGAATGGAAGAAATAGTGAAATCAAGAGGGGCAAAAAGACAGGGACTTCTAAAGCATCAGTGGAAAAAGCACTTGCAGACCCACCAGCTTCACTCTCCCCCAAACCTTCCATCAGCAGAGTTATGAGCTTAAATGTCAAGAAACACAAAAATGTGAAAGTTTTGTCTCCTCTGAAGGATCAGAACGGGATCAGAAAAGCTGAACAGAAACTGCCAAACAATGAGAAAGTTGTGGAGAAAACCTTGCATGTTGTCAAAGTTGAAACTGAAAACAAAGTTCTGGAGTCTGTACAGAATGGTAATACTCTGCATTCTCCTCCATCTTTAACACAGTCATCACCAAAGTTCTCATCCCCACCAAAGTCTCCAGCTTTATCATTTCATGAGGAAGGGCCTGTGGTGGATTATGAGCATGCGGATAGCGAAGTAAATGAAACTTATGAATCCATCTCAGAGAGCAGTGAAGGTGTAAGCTTGCATGAGGTAGACACTTCGGTTGGGAATTGCAATAGGATACCCGGAGAGGCTAGGTTTGGTCTTTCTTCTGATAATGATTCCACACCTGTGAAATTGAAGTTCAAGAGGGGAAAGGTGGTTGACCTTCAGTCTGAGAATAGTGGTCCTAGGAGGCTCAGATTCAGGCGAGGAAGAGTTTTAGGGGAAAACCAGGGTAGCAAGGCTGGTAACCGAAGGAGAAACTTTAAAAAGAGAGTTGATGATGACACAAACCAAATTACTGCTAATTCTGAAAAAGTTGCTTTAAGGCATCAAGATGTCCAGGGGAAGAAAGATGCTCAGGGTTTGTTCAATAATGTAATTGAAGAGACGGCAAGTAAGCTCGTGGAAAGTAGGAAGAGTAAAGTTAAGGCCTTGGTTGGTGCTTTTGAAACAGTTATCTCTCTGCAAGATACTAAACCTTCAGTGCAAACTGTCACTTGA